A region of Ochotona princeps isolate mOchPri1 chromosome 2, mOchPri1.hap1, whole genome shotgun sequence DNA encodes the following proteins:
- the LOC101530652 gene encoding quinone oxidoreductase-like protein 2 isoform X2 translates to MAATVCRRYLSRPWLSRTAGQAVGRHYRAAVCAELNQPLAIKEVAPRPVRPHEVRVDVHFCGVNFVDLLVCRGQYQEKPPVPFTPGLEFSGTVLETGPDVSSVKEGDRVIGMINFNAMAEECITDQKTVWKIPEKVSLQEAAVLPVSYGTAIMALEHRARIQPGETVLVTAAAGATGLAVIDVATNVLQAKVIAAAGSDEKCKLAMQRGAQFSVNYTEGSLREAVKKLVGDRRVHAAIDMVGGEVFLQALRSLAWEGRIVVLGFAGGNIASLPTNLLLLKNVSAMGMTLDLYRDRNIPLLYERLSSALQYCQQGCLHPHVGRVFKLEEVNDAFVHVLQRKSTGKVLLSLK, encoded by the exons ATGGCGGCGACGGTGTGCAGACGGTACCTTTCCCGGCCATGGCTAAGCAG GACAGCCGGGCAGGCTGTGGGACGGCACTACCGCGCCGCGGTTTGCGCCGAGCTGAACCAGCCCCTGGCTATTAAAGAGGTGGCACCTCGCCCCGTCCGTCCTCACGAG GTCAGAGTGGATGTCCATTTCTGCGGGGTTAACTTTGTTGACCTCTTGGTCTGCCGGGGGCAGTATCAGGAAAAGCCCCCTGTTCCCTTCACACCCG GATTGGAGTTTTCTGGGACGGTGTTGGAGACAGGCCCAGATGTTAGCTCCGTCAAGGAG GGCGATCGAGTTATTGGCATGATTAACTTTAATGCAATGGCTGAAGAATGCATCACTGATCAGAAG ACCgtgtggaaaattccagaaaaggTCTCCCTACAAGAAGCTGCTGTTTTGCCTGTATCTTATGGCACTGCTATTATGGCTCTGGAACATCGGGCCCGGATCCAGCCTGG GGAGACTGTCCTGGTGACAGCGGCGGCTGGGGCCACAGGCCTGGCGGTGATCGATGTGGCGACGAATGTTCTGCAGGCCAAG GTCATTGCTGCAGCCGGAAGTGACGAGAAGTGCAAGCTGGCGATGCAGAGAGGTGCCCAGTTCAGTGTGAACTACACTGAGGGCAGCCTGAGAGAGGCAGTGAAAAAACTTGTGGGGGACCGCAGGGTGCACGCGGCCATCGACATGGTGGGGGGAGAGGTCTTCCTGCAGGCCCTCCGCAG cctggcctgggagggtagGATCGTGGTGCTGGGATTTGCTGGAGGAAACATTGCTTCGTTGCCAACCAACCTTCTGCTCCTGAAGAACGTCTCAGCCATGGGCATGACCTTGGACCTGTACAGAGACCGCAACATTCCCCTCCTCTATGAAAGACTGAGCTCGGCTCTGCAGTATTGCCAGCAAGGCTGCCTGCACCCGCACGTCGGGAGAGTGTTTAAGCTGGAGGAG GTCAATGACGCCTTTGTGCATGTGCTACAGCGCAAGTCCACAGGCAAGGTGCTCCTGTCTCTGAAGTAG
- the LOC101530652 gene encoding quinone oxidoreductase-like protein 2 isoform X4 yields MAKQVQLPLCPERPKAACPAPGRTTRVTPAPVSRCRTAGQAVGRHYRAAVCAELNQPLAIKEVAPRPVRPHEVRVDVHFCGVNFVDLLVCRGQYQEKPPVPFTPGLEFSGTVLETGPDVSSVKEGDRVIGMINFNAMAEECITDQKVIAAAGSDEKCKLAMQRGAQFSVNYTEGSLREAVKKLVGDRRVHAAIDMVGGEVFLQALRSLAWEGRIVVLGFAGGNIASLPTNLLLLKNVSAMGMTLDLYRDRNIPLLYERLSSALQYCQQGCLHPHVGRVFKLEEVNDAFVHVLQRKSTGKVLLSLK; encoded by the exons ATGGCTAAGCAGGTGCAACTTCCACTCTGCCCTGAGCGCCCCAAGGCAGCCTGCCCTGCGCCGGGAAGGACAACCCGAGTGACTCCGGCCCCTGTTTCCCGTTGCAGGACAGCCGGGCAGGCTGTGGGACGGCACTACCGCGCCGCGGTTTGCGCCGAGCTGAACCAGCCCCTGGCTATTAAAGAGGTGGCACCTCGCCCCGTCCGTCCTCACGAG GTCAGAGTGGATGTCCATTTCTGCGGGGTTAACTTTGTTGACCTCTTGGTCTGCCGGGGGCAGTATCAGGAAAAGCCCCCTGTTCCCTTCACACCCG GATTGGAGTTTTCTGGGACGGTGTTGGAGACAGGCCCAGATGTTAGCTCCGTCAAGGAG GGCGATCGAGTTATTGGCATGATTAACTTTAATGCAATGGCTGAAGAATGCATCACTGATCAGAAG GTCATTGCTGCAGCCGGAAGTGACGAGAAGTGCAAGCTGGCGATGCAGAGAGGTGCCCAGTTCAGTGTGAACTACACTGAGGGCAGCCTGAGAGAGGCAGTGAAAAAACTTGTGGGGGACCGCAGGGTGCACGCGGCCATCGACATGGTGGGGGGAGAGGTCTTCCTGCAGGCCCTCCGCAG cctggcctgggagggtagGATCGTGGTGCTGGGATTTGCTGGAGGAAACATTGCTTCGTTGCCAACCAACCTTCTGCTCCTGAAGAACGTCTCAGCCATGGGCATGACCTTGGACCTGTACAGAGACCGCAACATTCCCCTCCTCTATGAAAGACTGAGCTCGGCTCTGCAGTATTGCCAGCAAGGCTGCCTGCACCCGCACGTCGGGAGAGTGTTTAAGCTGGAGGAG GTCAATGACGCCTTTGTGCATGTGCTACAGCGCAAGTCCACAGGCAAGGTGCTCCTGTCTCTGAAGTAG
- the LOC101530652 gene encoding quinone oxidoreductase-like protein 2 isoform X1, with protein sequence MAKQVQLPLCPERPKAACPAPGRTTRVTPAPVSRCRTAGQAVGRHYRAAVCAELNQPLAIKEVAPRPVRPHEVRVDVHFCGVNFVDLLVCRGQYQEKPPVPFTPGLEFSGTVLETGPDVSSVKEGDRVIGMINFNAMAEECITDQKTVWKIPEKVSLQEAAVLPVSYGTAIMALEHRARIQPGETVLVTAAAGATGLAVIDVATNVLQAKVIAAAGSDEKCKLAMQRGAQFSVNYTEGSLREAVKKLVGDRRVHAAIDMVGGEVFLQALRSLAWEGRIVVLGFAGGNIASLPTNLLLLKNVSAMGMTLDLYRDRNIPLLYERLSSALQYCQQGCLHPHVGRVFKLEEVNDAFVHVLQRKSTGKVLLSLK encoded by the exons ATGGCTAAGCAGGTGCAACTTCCACTCTGCCCTGAGCGCCCCAAGGCAGCCTGCCCTGCGCCGGGAAGGACAACCCGAGTGACTCCGGCCCCTGTTTCCCGTTGCAGGACAGCCGGGCAGGCTGTGGGACGGCACTACCGCGCCGCGGTTTGCGCCGAGCTGAACCAGCCCCTGGCTATTAAAGAGGTGGCACCTCGCCCCGTCCGTCCTCACGAG GTCAGAGTGGATGTCCATTTCTGCGGGGTTAACTTTGTTGACCTCTTGGTCTGCCGGGGGCAGTATCAGGAAAAGCCCCCTGTTCCCTTCACACCCG GATTGGAGTTTTCTGGGACGGTGTTGGAGACAGGCCCAGATGTTAGCTCCGTCAAGGAG GGCGATCGAGTTATTGGCATGATTAACTTTAATGCAATGGCTGAAGAATGCATCACTGATCAGAAG ACCgtgtggaaaattccagaaaaggTCTCCCTACAAGAAGCTGCTGTTTTGCCTGTATCTTATGGCACTGCTATTATGGCTCTGGAACATCGGGCCCGGATCCAGCCTGG GGAGACTGTCCTGGTGACAGCGGCGGCTGGGGCCACAGGCCTGGCGGTGATCGATGTGGCGACGAATGTTCTGCAGGCCAAG GTCATTGCTGCAGCCGGAAGTGACGAGAAGTGCAAGCTGGCGATGCAGAGAGGTGCCCAGTTCAGTGTGAACTACACTGAGGGCAGCCTGAGAGAGGCAGTGAAAAAACTTGTGGGGGACCGCAGGGTGCACGCGGCCATCGACATGGTGGGGGGAGAGGTCTTCCTGCAGGCCCTCCGCAG cctggcctgggagggtagGATCGTGGTGCTGGGATTTGCTGGAGGAAACATTGCTTCGTTGCCAACCAACCTTCTGCTCCTGAAGAACGTCTCAGCCATGGGCATGACCTTGGACCTGTACAGAGACCGCAACATTCCCCTCCTCTATGAAAGACTGAGCTCGGCTCTGCAGTATTGCCAGCAAGGCTGCCTGCACCCGCACGTCGGGAGAGTGTTTAAGCTGGAGGAG GTCAATGACGCCTTTGTGCATGTGCTACAGCGCAAGTCCACAGGCAAGGTGCTCCTGTCTCTGAAGTAG
- the LOC101530652 gene encoding quinone oxidoreductase-like protein 2 isoform X3 — MAKQVQLPLCPERPKAACPAPGRTTRVTPAPVSRCRTAGQAVGRHYRAAVCAELNQPLAIKEVAPRPVRPHEGDRVIGMINFNAMAEECITDQKTVWKIPEKVSLQEAAVLPVSYGTAIMALEHRARIQPGETVLVTAAAGATGLAVIDVATNVLQAKVIAAAGSDEKCKLAMQRGAQFSVNYTEGSLREAVKKLVGDRRVHAAIDMVGGEVFLQALRSLAWEGRIVVLGFAGGNIASLPTNLLLLKNVSAMGMTLDLYRDRNIPLLYERLSSALQYCQQGCLHPHVGRVFKLEEVNDAFVHVLQRKSTGKVLLSLK, encoded by the exons ATGGCTAAGCAGGTGCAACTTCCACTCTGCCCTGAGCGCCCCAAGGCAGCCTGCCCTGCGCCGGGAAGGACAACCCGAGTGACTCCGGCCCCTGTTTCCCGTTGCAGGACAGCCGGGCAGGCTGTGGGACGGCACTACCGCGCCGCGGTTTGCGCCGAGCTGAACCAGCCCCTGGCTATTAAAGAGGTGGCACCTCGCCCCGTCCGTCCTCACGAG GGCGATCGAGTTATTGGCATGATTAACTTTAATGCAATGGCTGAAGAATGCATCACTGATCAGAAG ACCgtgtggaaaattccagaaaaggTCTCCCTACAAGAAGCTGCTGTTTTGCCTGTATCTTATGGCACTGCTATTATGGCTCTGGAACATCGGGCCCGGATCCAGCCTGG GGAGACTGTCCTGGTGACAGCGGCGGCTGGGGCCACAGGCCTGGCGGTGATCGATGTGGCGACGAATGTTCTGCAGGCCAAG GTCATTGCTGCAGCCGGAAGTGACGAGAAGTGCAAGCTGGCGATGCAGAGAGGTGCCCAGTTCAGTGTGAACTACACTGAGGGCAGCCTGAGAGAGGCAGTGAAAAAACTTGTGGGGGACCGCAGGGTGCACGCGGCCATCGACATGGTGGGGGGAGAGGTCTTCCTGCAGGCCCTCCGCAG cctggcctgggagggtagGATCGTGGTGCTGGGATTTGCTGGAGGAAACATTGCTTCGTTGCCAACCAACCTTCTGCTCCTGAAGAACGTCTCAGCCATGGGCATGACCTTGGACCTGTACAGAGACCGCAACATTCCCCTCCTCTATGAAAGACTGAGCTCGGCTCTGCAGTATTGCCAGCAAGGCTGCCTGCACCCGCACGTCGGGAGAGTGTTTAAGCTGGAGGAG GTCAATGACGCCTTTGTGCATGTGCTACAGCGCAAGTCCACAGGCAAGGTGCTCCTGTCTCTGAAGTAG
- the LOC101530652 gene encoding quinone oxidoreductase-like protein 2 isoform X5: MAKQVQLPLCPERPKAACPAPGRTTRVTPAPVSRCRTAGQAVGRHYRAAVCAELNQPLAIKEVAPRPVRPHEVRVDVHFCGVNFVDLLVCRGQYQEKPPVPFTPGLEFSGTVLETGPDVSSVKEGDRVIGMINFNAMAEECITDQKTVWKIPEKVSLQEAAVLPVSYGTAIMALEHRARIQPGETVLVTAAAGATGLAVIDVATNVLQAKPGLGG; encoded by the exons ATGGCTAAGCAGGTGCAACTTCCACTCTGCCCTGAGCGCCCCAAGGCAGCCTGCCCTGCGCCGGGAAGGACAACCCGAGTGACTCCGGCCCCTGTTTCCCGTTGCAGGACAGCCGGGCAGGCTGTGGGACGGCACTACCGCGCCGCGGTTTGCGCCGAGCTGAACCAGCCCCTGGCTATTAAAGAGGTGGCACCTCGCCCCGTCCGTCCTCACGAG GTCAGAGTGGATGTCCATTTCTGCGGGGTTAACTTTGTTGACCTCTTGGTCTGCCGGGGGCAGTATCAGGAAAAGCCCCCTGTTCCCTTCACACCCG GATTGGAGTTTTCTGGGACGGTGTTGGAGACAGGCCCAGATGTTAGCTCCGTCAAGGAG GGCGATCGAGTTATTGGCATGATTAACTTTAATGCAATGGCTGAAGAATGCATCACTGATCAGAAG ACCgtgtggaaaattccagaaaaggTCTCCCTACAAGAAGCTGCTGTTTTGCCTGTATCTTATGGCACTGCTATTATGGCTCTGGAACATCGGGCCCGGATCCAGCCTGG GGAGACTGTCCTGGTGACAGCGGCGGCTGGGGCCACAGGCCTGGCGGTGATCGATGTGGCGACGAATGTTCTGCAGGCCAAG cctggcctgggagggtag